In the Malaya genurostris strain Urasoe2022 chromosome 1, Malgen_1.1, whole genome shotgun sequence genome, one interval contains:
- the LOC131440636 gene encoding histone H4: protein MTGRGKGGKGLGKGGAKRHRKVLRDNIQGITKPAIRRLARRGGVKRISGLIYEETRGVLKVFLENVIRDAVTYTEHAKRKTVTAMDVVYALKRQGRTLYGFGG from the coding sequence ATGACTGGTCGCGGCAAAGGAGGAAAGGGACTCGGAAAAGGAGGCGCCAAGCGTCATCGTAAAGTGCTTCGTGATAACATCCAGGGAATTACCAAGCCCGCTATCCGTCGTCTGGCTCGTCGTGGTGGTGTCAAGCGTATCTCCGGTCTGATCTATGAGGAAACTCGTGGAGTGCTGAAGGTGTTCCTGGAAAATGTGATCCGAGATGCAGTAACCTACACTGAACACGCCAAGCGCAAGACCGTCACCGCCATGGATGTCGTGTATGCTCTGAAGCGACAGGGTCGCACTCTGTATGGTTTCGGAGGTTAA